From Solidesulfovibrio carbinoliphilus subsp. oakridgensis, the proteins below share one genomic window:
- a CDS encoding GAK system ATP-grasp enzyme — MPKIGVVGIPKGWSTLRLLDALEERTGYRLCIDMAEVRLDLDTGKAFCRGTDLTSLDAVIVKKIAPSYSPDALDRMEILRFLHQGGVPVFSNPDSMFRLIDRLSGTAVLRLGGIPMPPTVVTEDIEEAAETVARFGRAVFKPLYSSKARGMTVIEDTAEAREEIADYKAAGNQVMYIQKLVSHAGGHKDLGVSFLGGKYLATYARQGSGTSWDTTTRTGGRYVPHTPSDAIIELARKAQGLFPGMAFTCVDVVETPDGAAIYEVSAFGGFRGLLDACGLDAAGAYADYVLENIR; from the coding sequence ATGCCAAAAATCGGCGTGGTGGGCATCCCCAAGGGATGGTCCACCCTGCGGCTTCTGGACGCCCTGGAAGAGAGAACCGGCTATCGCCTGTGCATCGACATGGCCGAGGTCCGGCTCGACCTGGACACGGGCAAGGCCTTTTGCCGGGGCACGGACCTGACTTCCCTGGATGCGGTCATCGTCAAGAAGATCGCCCCCTCCTACTCGCCGGACGCCCTGGATCGCATGGAGATCCTCCGGTTCCTGCACCAGGGCGGGGTGCCTGTCTTCTCGAACCCGGACAGCATGTTCCGATTGATCGACCGGCTCTCGGGCACGGCGGTCCTGCGCCTTGGCGGCATTCCCATGCCGCCGACGGTGGTGACCGAAGACATCGAGGAAGCGGCCGAGACCGTGGCCCGGTTCGGCCGGGCCGTGTTCAAGCCGCTTTACAGCTCCAAGGCCCGGGGCATGACCGTCATCGAGGACACGGCCGAGGCCCGGGAGGAGATCGCGGACTACAAGGCCGCCGGCAACCAGGTCATGTACATCCAGAAACTGGTGTCCCATGCCGGCGGGCACAAGGACCTCGGCGTGTCCTTTCTCGGCGGCAAGTACCTGGCCACCTACGCCCGGCAGGGCAGCGGCACCTCCTGGGACACCACCACCCGCACGGGCGGGCGCTACGTGCCCCACACCCCGTCGGACGCGATCATCGAGCTGGCCCGCAAGGCCCAGGGCCTTTTCCCGGGCATGGCCTTTACCTGCGTGGACGTGGTCGAAACCCCGGACGGGGCGGCCATCTACGAAGTGTCGGCCTTTGGCGGCTTTCGCGGCCTGCTCGACGCCTGCGGCCTGGACGCGGCCGGGGCCTACGCCGACTACGTGCTGGAGAACATACGATGA
- a CDS encoding glycosyltransferase → MVSVVLPARNAAATLPAALASLAGQTASDFEVVAINDGSDDNGATRAVLAAFAARDARFRVLDRPHGGIVAALSAGLAAARGRYIARMDADDRCHPRRLERQARFLDEHPGIGLVSCLAGFGGDPVAARGYLAHLDWANAVRTPEAIRLGLFRESPLPHPTVMFRAGLPGRFGGYRQGDFPEDYELWLRWSEAGVAMAKVAQTLYTWNDPPGRLSRTDPRYGADAFHRIKAGYLARHLARANPHHPGIIVAGAGRITRRRAEHLLAHGVAITAWLDIDPRKVGKTVAGRPVLHLDDVPGPDTCFVVPYVASRGATEYLSAVLEARGFVLGRSYLPAA, encoded by the coding sequence ATGGTTTCCGTGGTCCTTCCGGCGCGAAACGCGGCCGCCACCCTGCCTGCCGCCCTGGCGAGCCTGGCCGGCCAGACCGCGTCCGATTTCGAGGTCGTGGCCATAAACGACGGTTCCGACGACAACGGGGCCACCCGGGCCGTGCTCGCCGCCTTTGCCGCCAGGGATGCCCGGTTCCGGGTGCTCGACCGGCCCCACGGCGGGATCGTGGCCGCCCTGTCCGCCGGGCTCGCCGCCGCCCGGGGCCGCTACATCGCCCGCATGGACGCCGACGACCGCTGCCATCCCCGGCGCCTCGAACGGCAAGCCCGCTTCCTGGACGAGCACCCCGGGATCGGCCTGGTCTCCTGCCTGGCCGGGTTCGGCGGCGATCCCGTGGCGGCCCGGGGGTATCTCGCCCACCTCGACTGGGCCAACGCCGTGCGAACGCCCGAGGCCATCCGGCTGGGGCTTTTCCGGGAATCCCCCCTGCCCCACCCCACGGTCATGTTCCGGGCCGGGCTGCCCGGCCGTTTCGGCGGCTACCGGCAAGGCGATTTTCCCGAGGACTACGAACTGTGGCTGCGCTGGAGCGAGGCCGGCGTGGCCATGGCCAAGGTGGCGCAGACCCTTTACACCTGGAACGATCCGCCGGGCCGGCTTTCGCGCACCGATCCCCGCTACGGGGCGGACGCGTTTCACCGGATCAAGGCCGGGTATCTGGCCCGGCACCTCGCCCGGGCCAACCCGCACCATCCCGGCATCATCGTGGCCGGGGCCGGCCGCATCACGCGCCGCCGGGCCGAACACCTGCTCGCCCACGGCGTGGCCATCACCGCCTGGCTCGACATCGACCCGCGAAAGGTAGGCAAGACGGTGGCCGGCCGGCCGGTCCTCCATCTCGACGACGTGCCCGGCCCCGACACCTGCTTCGTCGTGCCGTACGTGGCCAGCCGGGGGGCGACCGAGTACCTGTCGGCCGTGCTGGAAGCCCGGGGCTTCGTGCTCGGCCGGTCCTACCTGCCGGCGGCCTGA
- the kdpA gene encoding potassium-transporting ATPase subunit KdpA: MNQISMLQLLFFIALLLVLSWPLGLYAARVYQGRPCGLDSVLGPIERLLYRLGGVNAAREMDWKTYALAVTGINALGIFAVYGLERLQGVLPLNPLHLPGVDPFVALNTAISFATNTNWQAYGGETTMSILTQMLALAVQNFLSAATGMAVAVALIRGLARRETANLGNFWYDLTRSVLYVLLPLSLVLALVLIWQGVPQTFEGQVDAAWLDPAPRVAPPTEQAPSQADQPPARQTIILGPVASQVAIKQLGTNGGGYFNVNSAHPFENPTPLTNLLEMLAILLIPAAFCHTFGAMIGDRRQGLAVLAAMTLLFAGFAVLTLQAESVPNPALAGIGIPATPSLEGKEVRFGAAGSALWAAATTAASNGSVNAMHDSFSPLGGMWPMLLMQLGEVVFGGVGSGLYGMLVFAVVTVFVAGLMVGRTPEYCGKKIEPFETKMAALVILIPPFLCLAGTALASVAGPPDAVSNPGPHGFSQMLYAFSSMGNNNGSAFAGLTASSPFWTLAGAVAMFVSRYWLILPVLALAGSLAGKKRLAQGPGTLPTHGPIFVTLLMVVVLVVGALTFVPALALGPVAEHLALLRIE, from the coding sequence ATGAACCAGATCAGTATGCTGCAATTATTATTTTTTATCGCTCTTCTCCTCGTCCTGTCCTGGCCTTTGGGGTTGTATGCCGCCCGGGTGTACCAGGGGCGGCCGTGCGGCCTGGACAGTGTCCTCGGCCCGATCGAGCGGCTGCTGTACCGGCTTGGCGGCGTTAACGCCGCCCGGGAGATGGACTGGAAAACCTATGCCCTGGCCGTGACGGGGATCAATGCTCTCGGCATCTTCGCGGTCTATGGCCTGGAGCGGCTCCAGGGAGTCTTGCCGCTCAATCCCCTCCACCTCCCGGGCGTGGACCCGTTCGTGGCCCTGAACACGGCCATAAGTTTCGCCACCAACACCAACTGGCAGGCCTACGGCGGTGAGACGACCATGAGCATCCTCACCCAGATGCTGGCCCTGGCCGTCCAGAACTTCCTTTCCGCCGCCACCGGCATGGCCGTCGCCGTAGCCTTGATCCGGGGGCTGGCGCGCCGGGAGACGGCGAATCTGGGCAATTTCTGGTATGACCTCACCCGCTCCGTGCTCTACGTGCTGCTGCCGCTTTCCCTGGTGCTGGCCCTGGTCCTCATCTGGCAGGGCGTCCCCCAGACGTTCGAGGGACAGGTCGATGCCGCCTGGCTCGATCCCGCGCCCCGCGTTGCGCCTCCCACGGAACAGGCGCCCTCCCAGGCCGACCAGCCGCCCGCCCGCCAGACCATCATCCTTGGCCCCGTGGCCTCCCAGGTGGCCATCAAGCAACTCGGCACCAACGGCGGCGGCTATTTCAACGTCAATTCCGCCCACCCCTTCGAGAACCCGACGCCCCTGACCAATCTCCTGGAAATGCTGGCCATCCTCCTCATTCCGGCGGCCTTTTGCCATACCTTCGGGGCCATGATCGGCGACAGGCGGCAGGGATTGGCCGTGCTCGCGGCCATGACCCTTCTTTTCGCCGGATTCGCCGTGCTGACGCTCCAGGCCGAATCCGTTCCCAATCCGGCCCTGGCCGGCATCGGCATCCCGGCCACGCCCAGCCTCGAGGGCAAGGAGGTGCGCTTTGGCGCGGCCGGTTCCGCCCTGTGGGCCGCCGCCACCACCGCCGCCTCCAACGGCTCGGTCAACGCCATGCACGACAGCTTCTCGCCGCTTGGCGGCATGTGGCCCATGCTTTTGATGCAGCTTGGCGAGGTGGTCTTCGGGGGCGTCGGGTCCGGCCTGTATGGAATGCTGGTCTTCGCCGTGGTCACGGTCTTCGTGGCCGGGCTCATGGTCGGGCGCACGCCGGAATACTGCGGCAAGAAGATCGAACCCTTCGAGACCAAGATGGCCGCCCTGGTCATCCTGATCCCGCCCTTCCTGTGCCTGGCCGGCACGGCCCTCGCCTCCGTGGCCGGACCGCCGGACGCCGTGTCCAATCCCGGCCCCCACGGCTTTTCCCAGATGCTCTACGCCTTCTCGTCCATGGGCAACAACAACGGCAGCGCCTTTGCCGGCCTGACCGCGTCCTCGCCTTTCTGGACGCTTGCCGGGGCGGTGGCCATGTTCGTGTCCCGCTACTGGCTGATTCTACCCGTACTGGCCCTGGCCGGCTCCCTGGCCGGGAAAAAGCGTCTCGCCCAGGGGCCCGGCACCCTGCCGACCCACGGGCCGATTTTCGTCACGCTGCTTATGGTCGTGGTGCTGGTGGTCGGGGCCCTCACCTTCGTGCCCGCCCTGGCCCTTGGCCCCGTGGCCGAACATCTGGCGCTTTTGCGAATCGAATAA
- a CDS encoding amphi-Trp domain-containing protein, with the protein MTNKVFKYEGLQEPAAIAEYLEAVRDGFANGAVTLTQGEQVLELLPKGLVAVTVEGKLKGEDRKLKLTFRWKERDKECAILDAPLLITAREPSDA; encoded by the coding sequence GTGACGAACAAGGTTTTCAAATACGAAGGGTTGCAGGAGCCGGCCGCCATCGCCGAATATCTCGAAGCCGTCCGGGACGGCTTTGCCAACGGCGCGGTCACCCTGACCCAGGGCGAGCAGGTGCTGGAGCTTTTGCCCAAGGGCCTGGTGGCGGTGACCGTCGAAGGCAAGCTCAAGGGCGAGGACAGGAAGCTCAAGCTGACCTTTCGCTGGAAGGAGCGGGACAAGGAATGCGCCATCCTCGACGCCCCTCTCCTCATCACGGCCCGGGAACCAAGCGATGCATGA
- a CDS encoding HprK-related kinase B — MTTTLPTLAHLLAPILASTPAPHRLEVTFDDVTVAVSSNSQALIDTLAHYFRDFAGGGGATVVPVVAIEAAPPELDLPFAVQEREGGKSLKEAYAELPDGRVVRKLKTGLVFAFGHGENYAVGPCLQNDNQVVNFINNRFIELRLKRGALLFHAAGIAEAGQGLVLSGFSGAGKSTLALEIMRHGTDFVSNDRIMVARGDSGRLTMTGVAKMPRVNPGTVLNNPNLASVMGEADRKRFSALPQAALWDLEHKYDAFIDDCFGPGRFTLSCAMAGLVVLRWKRDASPMTASRVDLRRRRDLMAAFMKDVGLFYEFEDPSEASLASQDSYLDLLGDLPVLEIDGGVDFHQAAMACLDFLRDIRR; from the coding sequence ATGACGACCACCCTGCCGACGCTTGCCCACCTCCTGGCTCCCATCCTCGCGTCCACTCCGGCCCCCCACCGGCTGGAGGTGACCTTCGACGACGTGACCGTGGCCGTCTCGTCCAACTCCCAGGCGCTGATCGACACGCTCGCCCACTACTTCCGGGACTTCGCGGGCGGTGGCGGCGCGACCGTGGTGCCGGTCGTGGCCATCGAGGCCGCACCTCCGGAGCTGGACCTGCCCTTTGCCGTCCAGGAACGCGAGGGCGGCAAGAGCCTCAAGGAGGCCTACGCCGAACTGCCGGACGGCCGGGTGGTGCGAAAGCTCAAGACCGGGCTCGTCTTCGCCTTCGGGCACGGGGAGAACTACGCGGTCGGGCCCTGCCTCCAAAATGACAATCAAGTCGTCAATTTCATCAACAACCGCTTCATCGAACTGCGCCTCAAGCGCGGGGCCCTGCTCTTTCACGCCGCCGGCATCGCCGAGGCCGGCCAGGGGCTGGTCCTTTCCGGCTTCTCCGGGGCCGGCAAATCCACCCTGGCCCTCGAAATCATGCGCCACGGCACGGATTTCGTCAGCAACGACCGGATCATGGTGGCCCGGGGCGACAGCGGCCGGCTGACCATGACCGGGGTGGCCAAGATGCCCCGGGTCAATCCCGGCACCGTGCTCAACAACCCGAACCTGGCCTCGGTCATGGGGGAAGCGGACCGCAAGCGGTTTTCCGCCCTGCCCCAGGCCGCGCTGTGGGACCTGGAGCACAAATACGACGCCTTCATCGACGACTGCTTCGGGCCCGGCCGGTTCACGCTTTCGTGCGCCATGGCCGGGCTGGTGGTCCTTCGCTGGAAACGCGACGCCTCGCCCATGACCGCGTCCCGGGTCGATCTGCGCCGCCGCCGCGACCTCATGGCCGCCTTCATGAAGGACGTGGGCCTTTTCTACGAATTCGAGGATCCGTCGGAAGCCTCCCTGGCCAGCCAGGACAGCTACCTCGACCTCCTCGGCGACCTGCCGGTGCTCGAAATCGACGGCGGCGTGGACTTCCACCAGGCGGCCATGGCCTGCCTGGACTTCCTGCGGGACATTCGCCGCTAG
- a CDS encoding phosphate signaling complex PhoU family protein gives MHEIETNFQFLLVEVERQMDGTLAVIEKHDEKAIVRIEARDDYIDNLKSVIENACFATLHGEDRPNPQDVARIRAMNIIGNNLERVGDHAVNVVRQTRHYDDPECIKQYAYLPFFAEIKQALALAPKAVLQRDMTAALKICRSELTLDRLYKEQFDRIRDELRTGYRTGDLLTTLFIFRYLERIGDALLNIGEAAIFGITGDKFKIHQFTALKDILTESGHEIPLSALEFESIWGTRSGCRIGRIADRTEGGDCHVDVIFKDGDTDKLRKEAANIERWEALLPGLPPRVEAFREGRKSSSMLVELLPGQTVQDLAVAGELALLRRALAAQCRVAGALWEKTLVRTPVPADAIRQLRARLDEVLTVHPQFRTGRRAIGACPLPSLDAAIDAAAAVEKTLSAPFSVLIHGDYNSNNILYDPATDRIHYIDLHRSAQADLAQDVSVFMVSNFRLPVFDPPRRHILNSVIVEFFGFARSFAAANGDAAFEMRLALGLARSFVTSTRFELSERFSKLMLARGIFLLSRVAGHAGDPAGFRLPLAAVCY, from the coding sequence ATGCATGAGATCGAGACCAATTTCCAGTTCCTGCTGGTCGAGGTGGAACGGCAGATGGACGGGACCCTGGCCGTTATCGAGAAGCACGACGAGAAGGCCATCGTCAGGATCGAGGCCCGGGACGACTACATCGACAACCTGAAAAGCGTCATCGAGAACGCCTGCTTCGCCACCCTGCACGGCGAGGACCGGCCAAACCCCCAGGACGTGGCCCGGATACGGGCCATGAACATCATCGGCAACAACCTGGAGCGGGTAGGGGACCATGCCGTCAACGTGGTGCGTCAGACCCGCCACTACGACGATCCCGAATGCATCAAGCAGTACGCCTACCTGCCCTTTTTCGCGGAGATCAAGCAGGCGCTGGCCCTCGCGCCCAAAGCCGTGCTCCAGCGGGACATGACCGCGGCCCTTAAAATCTGCCGCAGCGAGCTGACCCTCGACCGTCTCTACAAGGAGCAGTTCGACCGGATCCGCGACGAGCTGCGGACCGGCTACCGGACCGGCGACCTGCTCACCACGCTTTTCATCTTCCGCTACCTGGAGCGGATCGGGGACGCGCTCTTAAATATCGGCGAGGCCGCCATCTTCGGCATCACCGGCGACAAGTTCAAGATCCACCAGTTCACGGCCTTAAAAGACATCCTGACCGAAAGCGGCCATGAGATCCCCCTGTCGGCCCTGGAATTCGAATCCATCTGGGGCACCCGTTCGGGCTGCCGCATCGGACGGATCGCGGACCGGACCGAGGGCGGCGACTGCCACGTGGACGTCATCTTCAAGGACGGCGACACGGACAAGCTGCGCAAGGAGGCGGCCAACATCGAACGGTGGGAGGCCCTCCTGCCGGGACTGCCGCCCCGGGTCGAGGCCTTTCGCGAAGGCCGGAAATCGAGCTCTATGCTGGTCGAGCTCCTGCCCGGCCAGACCGTCCAGGACCTGGCCGTGGCCGGCGAACTGGCGCTTTTGCGCCGGGCCCTGGCCGCCCAGTGCCGGGTGGCCGGCGCACTGTGGGAAAAGACCCTGGTCCGGACCCCGGTCCCGGCCGACGCCATCCGCCAGTTGCGGGCCAGGCTCGACGAGGTACTGACCGTCCATCCCCAGTTCCGCACCGGCCGGCGAGCCATCGGCGCCTGTCCGCTCCCCTCCCTCGACGCGGCCATCGACGCGGCCGCAGCCGTGGAAAAAACCCTCTCCGCCCCGTTTTCCGTCCTCATCCACGGCGACTACAACAGCAACAACATCCTCTACGATCCGGCCACGGACCGCATCCACTATATCGACCTGCACCGCTCGGCCCAGGCCGACCTGGCCCAGGACGTCTCGGTCTTCATGGTCTCGAACTTCCGCCTGCCGGTCTTCGATCCCCCAAGGCGGCACATCCTCAACTCCGTGATCGTGGAATTTTTCGGATTCGCCCGGTCCTTTGCCGCCGCAAACGGCGACGCGGCCTTCGAGATGCGCCTGGCCCTCGGCCTGGCCCGGTCGTTTGTCACCTCGACCCGGTTCGAACTGAGCGAACGGTTTTCCAAACTGATGCTCGCCCGCGGCATATTCCTGCTGTCCCGGGTGGCCGGCCACGCCGGCGATCCGGCCGGCTTCCGGCTGCCCCTGGCCGCTGTCTGCTACTGA
- a CDS encoding PAS domain S-box protein: MTWLRLQSLRTRLFCLVLLTLVPAIVLHVVSALEKQEMARQVAENNLESVAELTAANVQSTLSGAGEALHGLARLPEIVSMSPQPAEQTLKRAGEVFSNFASIALLRLDGSVVASTADGGQANYADRPWVRRALTTNALAVGGYRIGRRSGEPGIAMAHPVLDAAGRIVGVCVLNLRLSSFTGIFAKSRLPEGSEACLFDDAGIVLASWPGPSPAVGHPLDGADALRARHDADPDTAWTAPGTDGSPFYYVTADVAADATTRFHILVGLPARAVLGPLEAVMGRDMVGLGLALALALVAAHLFAGSFLLGPIQRLVQMAAAMAGGDLARRSGLADGQGELAELGRALDAMADRLGERVRFTQDIIDAIPARIVFKGLDGRYLGCNRAYARDIHPQAEILGKTCRETESPAQAERIEISDAELLRNPEQTMEMEIESAFRDGSLHDMMVLKSVFKDASGRPAGIVNVALDITDRKRSEKALLASETKYRALLASIRDGFVVVDDNGRIMESNPAFREMVGYSRDELGRLTYKDLTPESWHETEETILRTAVDTCGFSDVFEKEYRRRDGSVVPVALRLHRYPSRAGENYRYFAIVRDITDVKAIEADLRQAKETAETANRAKSDFLAKMSHDIRTPLHAVIGMTELTLGTLLSAQQRDALETVRESAASLLALINDILDISRIEARKLDVAREDFDLRRTLAATVRAMRPQAAQKALFLGLAIAPAVPRFVTGDEVRVRQILTNLIGNALKFTDQGGVTVSVAPMAGPDAPGDPLFLEFTVADTGVGIPSDKLASIFEMFTQANASVGKHYGGTGLGLAICRELARLMGGGIRTESTPGRGSTFRVVLPLPQGQPLPPAEPVPQASPAGAAAPVGQAALRILLAEDNPVNIKVATSYLSRRGHGYTLAENGQVALARLAERPFDVVLMDLEMPELDGLETTRRLRAGLAGPANRDIPVIAMTAHALSGARERCLSAGMTDYLPKPLNFQLLDAMLQRIAAGLSPAAPQAAASAQPVLALDTERALLRLGGDAELLRELQSDFLRQYPRQLRLITLCSANENWDEAALAAHSLKNIAGAVGAESSRRLAGRLEAHLRQADADAAEEVLASLKDALLLAGETIRTRPAQRAAAPASGPDKTG, from the coding sequence ATGACATGGCTGCGGCTGCAAAGCCTGCGCACGCGTCTTTTCTGCCTGGTTCTGCTCACCTTGGTGCCGGCCATCGTCCTCCATGTCGTCTCGGCCCTGGAAAAGCAGGAAATGGCCCGCCAGGTCGCCGAGAACAATCTCGAAAGCGTGGCCGAACTGACCGCCGCCAACGTCCAGTCCACCCTGTCGGGCGCCGGCGAGGCGCTCCACGGCCTGGCCCGGCTGCCGGAAATCGTCTCCATGTCTCCGCAGCCGGCGGAGCAGACCCTCAAACGGGCCGGAGAAGTCTTTTCCAATTTCGCCTCCATCGCCCTGCTGCGCCTCGACGGATCCGTCGTGGCCTCCACCGCCGATGGCGGCCAAGCCAATTACGCCGACCGCCCCTGGGTCCGCCGTGCCCTGACCACGAACGCCCTGGCCGTCGGCGGCTACCGGATCGGCCGGCGTAGCGGCGAACCCGGCATCGCCATGGCCCACCCGGTCCTGGACGCCGCAGGCCGCATCGTCGGCGTGTGCGTTCTGAACCTGCGTCTGAGCAGCTTCACGGGCATTTTCGCCAAAAGTCGGTTGCCGGAGGGCTCCGAAGCCTGTCTGTTCGACGACGCCGGCATTGTCCTGGCCTCCTGGCCCGGCCCCTCCCCGGCCGTCGGCCATCCCCTGGACGGGGCCGACGCCCTGCGTGCCCGGCACGACGCCGATCCGGACACGGCCTGGACCGCCCCCGGGACGGACGGTTCCCCGTTTTACTATGTGACCGCCGACGTGGCGGCCGACGCGACCACCCGTTTCCACATCCTGGTCGGCTTGCCCGCCCGCGCGGTCCTCGGTCCGCTGGAGGCGGTCATGGGCCGGGACATGGTCGGCCTCGGACTGGCGCTGGCCCTGGCCCTGGTGGCCGCCCACCTCTTCGCCGGATCCTTTCTGCTCGGGCCAATCCAACGGCTGGTGCAGATGGCCGCGGCCATGGCCGGCGGCGACCTGGCCCGGCGCTCGGGCTTGGCCGACGGGCAGGGCGAACTGGCGGAACTCGGCCGGGCCCTGGACGCCATGGCCGACCGGCTTGGCGAACGCGTCCGCTTCACCCAGGACATCATCGACGCCATTCCGGCCCGCATCGTCTTCAAGGGACTCGACGGCCGCTACCTGGGCTGCAACCGGGCCTATGCCCGCGATATCCACCCCCAGGCCGAAATCCTCGGCAAGACCTGCCGCGAAACCGAGTCCCCGGCCCAGGCCGAACGGATCGAGATCTCCGATGCCGAGCTTCTCCGGAATCCGGAACAGACCATGGAAATGGAAATCGAGTCCGCCTTCAGGGACGGCTCCCTCCATGACATGATGGTGCTCAAATCCGTTTTCAAGGACGCCTCGGGCAGACCGGCCGGCATCGTCAACGTGGCCCTGGACATCACCGACCGCAAGCGTTCGGAAAAGGCGCTTTTGGCCTCGGAAACCAAGTACCGGGCCCTGCTCGCCTCCATCCGGGACGGATTCGTGGTGGTGGACGACAACGGCCGCATCATGGAGTCCAATCCGGCCTTCCGGGAAATGGTGGGCTACAGCCGCGACGAGCTCGGCCGGCTGACCTACAAGGACCTGACACCCGAGTCCTGGCACGAGACCGAGGAAACGATCCTGCGCACCGCCGTCGACACCTGCGGCTTCTCCGACGTTTTCGAGAAGGAATACCGGCGCCGGGACGGCTCGGTTGTTCCCGTGGCCCTGCGCCTGCACCGCTACCCGAGCCGGGCCGGGGAGAACTACCGCTATTTCGCCATTGTCCGGGACATCACCGACGTCAAGGCCATCGAAGCCGACCTGCGCCAGGCCAAGGAGACGGCCGAAACCGCCAACCGGGCCAAGAGCGACTTCCTGGCCAAGATGAGCCACGACATCCGCACGCCCCTGCATGCGGTCATCGGCATGACCGAACTGACGCTCGGCACCCTCCTTTCGGCCCAGCAGCGCGATGCCCTGGAAACCGTGCGCGAGTCCGCGGCAAGCCTGCTCGCCCTCATAAACGACATTCTCGACATCTCCCGGATCGAGGCCCGAAAACTCGACGTGGCCCGGGAAGACTTCGACCTGCGCCGCACCCTGGCCGCGACCGTCCGGGCCATGCGCCCCCAGGCCGCGCAAAAGGCACTCTTCCTCGGCCTGGCCATCGCCCCGGCCGTGCCGCGCTTTGTCACCGGCGACGAGGTTCGGGTGCGTCAGATCCTCACCAACCTGATCGGCAACGCCCTCAAATTCACCGACCAGGGCGGCGTGACCGTGTCCGTAGCCCCCATGGCCGGGCCGGACGCCCCAGGCGACCCGCTTTTTCTCGAATTCACCGTGGCCGACACCGGCGTCGGCATCCCCTCGGACAAGCTCGCCTCCATCTTCGAGATGTTCACCCAGGCCAACGCCTCGGTCGGGAAGCACTACGGCGGCACGGGACTTGGCCTGGCCATCTGCCGGGAGCTGGCCCGGCTCATGGGCGGCGGCATCCGGACCGAGAGCACGCCCGGCCGGGGCAGCACCTTCCGCGTCGTCCTACCCCTGCCCCAGGGCCAGCCCTTGCCCCCGGCGGAACCCGTCCCCCAGGCGTCCCCCGCCGGAGCGGCGGCCCCGGTCGGACAGGCGGCGCTTCGCATCCTGCTGGCCGAGGACAATCCGGTCAACATCAAGGTGGCCACCTCCTACCTGTCCCGGCGCGGCCACGGCTACACCCTGGCCGAAAACGGCCAGGTGGCCCTCGCCCGCCTGGCCGAGCGCCCCTTCGACGTGGTCCTCATGGACCTGGAGATGCCGGAACTCGACGGCCTGGAGACCACCAGGCGGCTTCGCGCCGGGTTGGCCGGCCCGGCCAACCGCGACATCCCCGTCATCGCCATGACCGCCCATGCCCTCAGTGGCGCCAGGGAGCGCTGCCTGTCCGCCGGCATGACCGACTATCTGCCGAAACCCCTGAACTTCCAGCTGCTCGACGCCATGCTGCAACGCATCGCGGCCGGGCTGTCCCCGGCCGCGCCCCAGGCCGCGGCATCGGCCCAGCCGGTCCTGGCCCTGGACACCGAGCGCGCGCTCCTGCGCCTTGGCGGCGACGCCGAACTGCTGCGGGAGCTGCAGTCCGACTTCCTGCGCCAGTATCCGCGCCAGCTGCGCCTGATCACCCTTTGCAGCGCCAACGAGAACTGGGACGAGGCGGCCCTGGCCGCCCATTCGCTCAAAAACATCGCCGGCGCGGTGGGCGCCGAATCCTCGCGCCGGCTGGCCGGCCGTCTGGAGGCGCACCTGCGCCAGGCCGATGCCGACGCCGCCGAAGAGGTCTTGGCCTCGCTTAAGGACGCCCTGCTCCTGGCCGGCGAGACCATCCGGACGCGGCCGGCGCAAAGGGCCGCCGCCCCGGCCTCGGGCCCGGACAAGACGGGCTGA